A stretch of the Staphylococcus sp. NRL 16/872 genome encodes the following:
- the pheS gene encoding phenylalanine--tRNA ligase subunit alpha, protein MTQNDSMAELKQQALVDINEAQNERELQDVKVKYLGKKGSVSGLMKNMKDLPNEEKPAYGQKVNELRQTIQSELDEKQQLLKTEKLNQQLAEETIDVTLPSRQISIGSKHPLTRTVEEIEDLFLGLGYEIVDGYEVEQDYYNFEALNLPKSHPARDMQDSFYITDEILMRTHTSPVQARTMEKRNGQGPVKIICPGKVYRRDSDDATHSHQFTQIEGLVVDKNIKMSDLKGTLELVAKKLFGADREIRLRPSYFPFTEPSVEVDVSCFKCKGKGCNVCKHTGWIEILGAGMVHPNVLEMAGFDSNEYSGFAFGMGPDRIAMLKYGIEDIRHFYTNDVRFLDQFKAVEDRGEA, encoded by the coding sequence ATGACTCAAAACGATTCAATGGCAGAATTAAAACAACAAGCCCTTGTTGATATTAATGAAGCTCAAAATGAACGTGAATTACAAGATGTTAAAGTTAAATATTTAGGTAAAAAAGGTTCAGTAAGTGGCTTAATGAAAAACATGAAAGATTTACCTAATGAAGAAAAACCTGCTTACGGACAAAAAGTAAATGAATTACGTCAAACAATTCAAAGTGAATTAGATGAAAAACAACAACTTTTAAAAACTGAAAAATTAAATCAACAATTAGCAGAAGAAACAATCGATGTGACGTTACCAAGCCGTCAAATCAGCATTGGTTCTAAACATCCTTTAACAAGAACAGTTGAAGAAATTGAAGATTTATTCTTAGGTCTAGGTTATGAAATCGTTGATGGATATGAAGTAGAGCAAGATTACTATAACTTTGAAGCATTAAACTTACCTAAGTCTCATCCAGCACGTGATATGCAAGATAGTTTCTATATCACAGATGAAATCTTAATGCGTACACATACATCTCCAGTACAAGCGCGTACAATGGAAAAACGTAACGGCCAAGGTCCAGTAAAAATTATCTGTCCTGGTAAAGTGTATCGTCGTGATTCAGATGATGCGACACACAGTCACCAATTTACACAAATTGAAGGTTTAGTTGTTGATAAAAATATTAAAATGAGCGACTTAAAAGGTACGTTAGAATTAGTGGCGAAAAAATTATTCGGTGCAGACCGTGAAATTCGTTTACGTCCAAGTTATTTCCCATTCACTGAACCATCAGTAGAAGTTGACGTATCTTGTTTCAAATGCAAAGGTAAAGGCTGTAACGTATGTAAACACACAGGTTGGATTGAAATCTTAGGTGCTGGTATGGTACATCCAAACGTACTTGAAATGGCCGGTTTTGATTCAAATGAATATTCAGGTTTCGCATTTGGTATGGGTCCTGACCGTATTGCAATGTTGAAATATGGCATTGAAGATATTCGTCATTTCTATACTAATGACGTTCGATTCCTTGATCAATTTAAAGCTGTTGAAGATAGAGGTGAAGCATAA
- a CDS encoding RNA methyltransferase, with amino-acid sequence MEQITSAQNNKIKNANKLKKKRERDKTGQALIEGIHLIEEACQSGITIKQLFVIEPDRTDSALLDYAEETYEINMKVAESLSGTITPQGFFAIIEKPEYDITQAKQVLLIDRIQDPGNLGTLIRTADAAGIDLIVMEKGTADPYQDKVLRSSQGSVFHIPVISEDLKAFIDQFDGPVYGTALENAVPFKEVSSQESFALLLGNEGEGVNQELLAQTSQNLIIPIYGKAESLNVAIAGSILLYHLKG; translated from the coding sequence ATGGAACAAATTACGTCTGCGCAAAATAATAAAATTAAAAATGCAAATAAGCTTAAAAAGAAACGTGAGCGTGATAAAACAGGCCAAGCGTTAATTGAAGGTATCCATCTGATTGAAGAGGCTTGCCAAAGTGGTATCACGATTAAACAATTATTTGTTATCGAGCCAGATAGAACGGATAGCGCGCTGTTAGATTATGCGGAAGAAACGTACGAAATTAATATGAAAGTGGCTGAATCTTTATCTGGAACAATTACGCCTCAAGGCTTTTTTGCGATTATTGAGAAACCAGAATATGATATTACTCAGGCTAAACAAGTGCTGCTTATCGACCGCATTCAAGACCCAGGCAACTTAGGCACATTGATTCGTACGGCTGACGCTGCGGGCATTGATTTAATTGTGATGGAGAAAGGTACAGCGGATCCGTACCAAGATAAAGTATTACGTTCTAGCCAAGGCAGTGTCTTCCATATTCCAGTCATAAGTGAAGATTTAAAAGCATTTATTGACCAATTTGATGGTCCAGTTTACGGTACAGCTCTTGAAAATGCAGTCCCATTTAAAGAAGTGTCATCACAAGAAAGTTTTGCCTTGCTATTAGGCAATGAAGGAGAAGGCGTCAACCAAGAACTATTAGCCCAAACATCTCAAAATCTTATTATCCCAATATATGGTAAAGCAGAAAGCTTAAATGTGGCGATTGCAGGCAGTATTTTACTTTACCATTTGAAAGGTTGA
- the rpmF gene encoding 50S ribosomal protein L32: MAVPKRRTSKTRKNKRRTHFKISVPGMTECPSCGEYKLSHRVCKNCGSYNGEEVVSK; encoded by the coding sequence ATGGCAGTACCAAAAAGAAGAACGTCTAAAACTAGAAAAAACAAACGTCGTACGCACTTCAAAATTTCAGTACCTGGTATGACTGAATGCCCAAGTTGTGGCGAATACAAATTATCTCACCGCGTATGTAAAAACTGTGGTTCTTACAACGGTGAAGAAGTCGTTTCTAAATAA
- a CDS encoding DUF177 domain-containing protein has product MKWSITQLRKYQGQPFEFNQTANLEHLIEPLGLIDLSEINVEGELTVKSNEVIADLHVTGTYTMPCARTLVPVEVPLDVRTSEIFDLEGYDNYTDEEVEEDEHYHLATDGMINVRNIVEELVIVEKPMRAFSENSDQMLTEGNGWEVIDEDQMIELEKEKDNDESQTRQVDPRLQKLQQLYDKE; this is encoded by the coding sequence ATGAAATGGTCAATAACGCAATTAAGAAAATATCAAGGTCAGCCATTTGAGTTTAACCAAACGGCTAATCTTGAACATTTAATAGAACCCTTAGGTTTGATTGATTTATCAGAAATCAATGTTGAAGGCGAATTAACTGTAAAATCAAATGAAGTTATTGCAGATTTGCATGTAACAGGAACATATACTATGCCTTGTGCACGTACGTTAGTACCGGTTGAAGTTCCTTTAGATGTGCGTACATCTGAAATATTTGATTTAGAAGGTTATGATAATTATACCGATGAAGAAGTAGAAGAAGATGAACATTATCATCTTGCTACTGACGGTATGATTAACGTTCGAAACATTGTTGAAGAATTGGTTATCGTTGAGAAACCAATGCGCGCATTTTCTGAGAATAGTGATCAAATGCTTACAGAAGGTAACGGTTGGGAAGTTATTGACGAAGATCAAATGATCGAACTTGAAAAAGAGAAAGACAATGACGAATCCCAGACTAGACAAGTTGATCCTAGGCTTCAAAAATTACAACAATTATATGATAAAGAGTAA
- a CDS encoding nucleotidyltransferase, translating to MKSVGLITEYNPFHNGHLYHAQQAKLQSNADVSIAIMSGNFVMRGEPAFYNKFVRTQMALSGVDLIVELPTIATLSSSDYFAQLGIKVADYLDIDAIAFGSELADVTRLENVAKNIIELEDSSHFQELIKEGKSYAKIIHELIDDQDILQYPNNILGVAYLKAISQYAPTIKGLAIQRLSSAHHDKTINHDTFASGSSIRQSILNDENNWKTVVPSEIKNLYGKPHLLKEDTFQMIKYNLLSRSAEELSAIYTMSEGLEHRLQAHIQEAHSFETFMSLIKTKRFTYTHLQRVLMQILLNITKNDYESETNSVRILGMNQVGQQYLKYLKSQFPERQYITNVNKKSAHFFKNEIKATQIYNLLSGQTAHDFNTPVIRQK from the coding sequence ATGAAAAGTGTTGGACTTATTACTGAGTATAATCCATTTCACAATGGCCATTTATATCATGCGCAACAAGCAAAGCTTCAGTCCAATGCAGATGTAAGCATTGCTATTATGAGTGGCAATTTTGTTATGCGAGGCGAACCTGCATTTTATAATAAATTTGTCCGCACTCAAATGGCACTTTCAGGTGTTGATCTGATAGTAGAGTTACCTACTATTGCTACCCTTTCTTCAAGTGATTATTTTGCTCAATTAGGCATTAAAGTTGCTGATTATTTAGACATAGATGCTATCGCTTTTGGCAGTGAGTTAGCTGATGTTACCCGACTTGAAAATGTAGCAAAAAACATTATTGAATTAGAAGATTCCTCACATTTTCAAGAATTAATAAAAGAAGGCAAAAGTTACGCTAAAATTATTCACGAGTTAATTGATGATCAAGATATCTTGCAATATCCAAACAATATTTTAGGTGTCGCATATTTAAAAGCCATCTCTCAATATGCTCCTACTATTAAAGGGCTAGCCATTCAACGCTTATCTTCAGCACATCACGATAAAACCATTAATCATGACACGTTTGCGAGTGGCTCATCTATTCGACAATCTATATTAAATGATGAAAATAATTGGAAAACTGTCGTACCTTCAGAAATTAAAAATTTGTATGGGAAACCTCATCTATTAAAAGAAGATACATTTCAGATGATTAAATATAATTTATTGAGTCGTTCTGCAGAAGAATTATCTGCAATTTATACCATGTCAGAAGGATTAGAACATCGCTTACAAGCACACATACAAGAAGCGCATAGCTTTGAAACATTTATGTCTTTGATTAAAACTAAGCGGTTTACATACACTCATTTACAACGTGTGCTCATGCAAATTTTACTTAACATCACTAAAAATGACTATGAAAGCGAAACTAATAGCGTACGAATATTAGGCATGAATCAAGTTGGCCAACAATATTTAAAATATTTAAAATCTCAATTTCCGGAAAGACAATATATTACTAATGTAAATAAAAAATCAGCTCATTTTTTTAAAAATGAAATCAAGGCAACACAAATATATAATTTACTTTCTGGACAAACTGCTCACGATTTCAACACACCTGTCATCAGACAAAAATAA
- the coaD gene encoding pantetheine-phosphate adenylyltransferase, whose protein sequence is MAKTKAVIPGSFDPITNGHLDIIERSAERFDELHVCVLRNSNKAGTFSVEERMALIRESVKHLSNVEVHNFNGLLVDFCDQIGAQTIIRGLRAVSDFEYELRLTSMNKKLNNKVETMYMMTSTNYSFISSSVVKEVAQYKADISDFVPPNVEKALKEKFNK, encoded by the coding sequence ATGGCTAAAACAAAAGCGGTCATCCCGGGTAGTTTCGATCCAATTACAAATGGTCACTTAGATATCATAGAAAGAAGTGCAGAACGATTTGATGAATTACATGTATGCGTATTAAGGAATAGTAATAAAGCGGGTACATTTAGCGTTGAAGAACGCATGGCATTAATTCGTGAATCTGTAAAACATTTATCTAATGTAGAGGTTCATAACTTCAATGGATTATTAGTAGATTTCTGTGACCAAATTGGAGCGCAAACGATTATTCGTGGTTTAAGAGCTGTTAGCGACTTTGAATATGAGTTGCGTTTAACGTCAATGAATAAAAAGTTAAATAATAAAGTAGAAACAATGTACATGATGACGAGTACAAACTATTCATTTATTAGCTCAAGTGTTGTGAAAGAAGTAGCACAATATAAAGCTGATATTTCAGACTTTGTGCCTCCTAATGTGGAAAAAGCATTGAAAGAAAAATTTAATAAATAA
- the rsmD gene encoding 16S rRNA (guanine(966)-N(2))-methyltransferase RsmD: MRVIAGKHKSKPLESLEGRNTRPTMDKVKEGIFNSLHDVHGLGLDLFAGSGALGIEGLSRGMDKVIFVDQNFKAVKVIQANLKQLNLTEQSEVYKNNADRALKALNKREIQFDYIFLDPPYKKRLIDKALEQIAEFNLLKENGIIVCEFSNQEDINTKDFQVIKQYHYGLTDTLLLEKGEQNG; this comes from the coding sequence ATGAGAGTTATTGCGGGTAAGCATAAAAGTAAACCTTTAGAAAGTTTAGAAGGGCGTAACACACGTCCAACAATGGATAAAGTCAAAGAGGGTATCTTCAACAGTTTACATGATGTGCATGGATTAGGATTGGACTTGTTTGCTGGAAGTGGTGCCCTAGGTATCGAAGGGCTGTCTCGTGGCATGGATAAAGTCATCTTTGTAGATCAAAACTTTAAAGCGGTTAAAGTGATTCAAGCGAATTTAAAACAACTTAATTTAACTGAGCAATCTGAGGTTTATAAAAATAACGCGGACCGGGCGTTAAAGGCATTAAATAAACGTGAGATTCAATTTGATTACATCTTCTTAGATCCACCTTATAAAAAAAGGTTAATTGATAAAGCGTTAGAACAGATTGCAGAGTTTAATTTATTAAAAGAAAATGGTATCATCGTGTGTGAGTTTAGCAACCAAGAAGATATCAACACCAAAGACTTCCAAGTGATTAAGCAATATCACTATGGTTTAACAGATACTTTGTTACTAGAAAAAGGAGAACAAAATGGCTAA